A region from the Melioribacter roseus P3M-2 genome encodes:
- the flgB gene encoding flagellar basal body rod protein FlgB encodes MGNSIKLLENLLDYCSVKNKVIANNIANIHTENYKREDVEFKSLLEENSNALLRTTESRHLRMLNDPLDRQNRFRIVTDDSSESLSGINNVNIEQEMAELAENTLRFKFASKKVGEYYKMIQKVINGGGRF; translated from the coding sequence ATGGGAAATTCAATTAAACTTCTCGAAAATCTTTTAGACTATTGTTCCGTAAAGAACAAAGTAATAGCAAATAATATTGCTAATATTCATACCGAAAATTACAAGCGGGAAGACGTTGAATTTAAAAGCCTCCTGGAAGAAAATTCCAACGCGCTTTTGAGAACGACTGAATCCAGGCATTTACGAATGTTAAACGATCCTTTGGACAGACAAAATCGCTTCAGAATAGTAACCGACGACTCGTCGGAAAGTCTGTCTGGCATAAATAACGTAAATATTGAACAGGAAATGGCTGAACTGGCGGAAAATACTCTGAGATTCAAATTCGCTTCTAAAAAAGTTGGCGAATACTACAAAATGATTCAAAAAGTAATAAACGGAGGAGGAAGATTTTGA
- the flgC gene encoding flagellar basal body rod protein FlgC has product MKLSGSLFGLGISARGMSIQRKKMELISQNIANADTVRSVDGQPYQRQYLRVRQEQNSFASRLKLEEGELIRLNATNPNHFVRNDVKSLGLPPVNDDVEINVAEDPKPGDLVYMPDNPDADENGYVRMSNVNIINEMVDMIAATRAYEANLTALNSSKQMIKDSLEI; this is encoded by the coding sequence TTGAAATTATCAGGCAGTTTGTTCGGTCTCGGTATAAGCGCTCGCGGTATGAGTATCCAGCGTAAGAAAATGGAGCTCATCTCGCAGAACATTGCAAACGCCGATACGGTACGCAGCGTGGACGGCCAACCGTATCAACGCCAATATTTACGTGTGAGACAGGAACAGAACAGTTTTGCCTCCAGGCTGAAATTGGAAGAAGGCGAATTGATAAGACTGAACGCCACCAATCCGAATCATTTTGTTCGCAACGACGTAAAATCCTTAGGCTTGCCGCCGGTAAACGACGATGTTGAAATTAATGTGGCTGAGGACCCCAAGCCAGGCGATCTGGTTTATATGCCCGATAATCCGGATGCAGATGAGAACGGATATGTGCGAATGTCGAATGTGAATATTATAAACGAAATGGTCGATATGATTGCCGCCACAAGGGCTTACGAAGCAAATCTCACGGCGTTAAATTCGTCAAAGCAAATGATAAAAGATTCTCTGGAGATATAA
- the fliE gene encoding flagellar hook-basal body complex protein FliE, which produces MKIDGLSGFIANAINQEQKKQVDSGNVFADLLKSVNQAQAESAKAIEDFVAGNGVELHEVMIAGEKAKTSLDLLMEIRNKTIDMYKELTKIPI; this is translated from the coding sequence ATGAAAATTGACGGTTTAAGCGGCTTTATTGCCAATGCCATCAATCAGGAACAGAAAAAGCAAGTCGATTCGGGCAACGTTTTTGCCGATCTCCTCAAAAGCGTAAATCAAGCGCAGGCTGAGTCGGCAAAAGCTATCGAAGATTTTGTCGCCGGCAACGGAGTCGAACTTCACGAAGTGATGATAGCCGGCGAAAAAGCGAAAACGAGTCTCGATTTGTTGATGGAAATAAGAAACAAAACAATCGACATGTACAAAGAACTAACTAAAATACCGATATAA
- the fliF gene encoding flagellar basal-body MS-ring/collar protein FliF, with protein sequence MNSSPLQALFGIINKLNPKQKFMLAGGVISTVVLLIVMLFFLNEPNYTTLYTGLSAEDASKVVEYLNSQKIQYKIDDNGQTIKIAREKVYETRLALAGRGIPSSGVIGYEIFDKSTMGMSEFMQKLNYKRALEGELARTITQIDGVEGARVHIVIPQKTIFKEEEKLPSASVVLKLRNSNFIGKENIASIVNLVSSSVEGMPPGRVSIIDTKGRILSNDSEEGPLAFASTKQYEVKQSVENYLAKKAQSLLDNILGYGNSVVKVNADLNFDQVEKTMEQYDPESQVAISEQTIKSNNAGSSLKDTTVQSSENSLTNYEISKTIQKVVEGSGNIIRLSVAAVVNDIPKEIDNEGKKEIVYEPRSQEQLKKLEELVKNAVGIDPQRNDQFSLVSIPFEVKQIEEVPEEKGALGGIPNADEWMNVLIMLFAIISAIFVLKSLMKKLKNEKIIIGTVNTASAADSLALSGGSAGALSQSSAASGMMQQLAQPRKRPMLQINDIEDEISDEAVAKKTQQEKIINYVTKNPGEAAKLINAWMHEDEI encoded by the coding sequence ATGAATTCAAGTCCATTACAAGCTTTATTTGGTATAATTAACAAACTGAATCCGAAACAGAAATTCATGCTTGCCGGTGGCGTTATTTCCACCGTGGTACTTCTGATCGTCATGCTTTTTTTCCTTAACGAGCCTAATTATACGACGCTCTATACCGGATTGTCTGCCGAAGACGCCTCGAAGGTCGTAGAATATTTGAACAGCCAGAAGATTCAGTATAAAATCGACGATAACGGACAAACGATTAAAATTGCCAGAGAAAAAGTATATGAAACCCGTCTGGCGCTCGCTGGAAGAGGCATTCCCAGTTCCGGCGTTATCGGGTATGAAATATTCGATAAGTCCACAATGGGTATGTCGGAATTTATGCAGAAATTGAATTACAAGAGAGCGCTCGAAGGAGAGCTGGCAAGAACAATCACTCAAATTGACGGAGTTGAAGGCGCCCGGGTTCATATTGTAATACCTCAAAAAACAATTTTCAAAGAAGAGGAAAAACTGCCGTCGGCTTCGGTTGTGTTAAAGCTGCGCAACAGTAATTTTATCGGCAAAGAAAATATCGCTTCGATTGTGAATCTGGTATCGAGCAGCGTCGAGGGTATGCCGCCGGGCAGAGTATCGATTATCGACACAAAAGGAAGAATCCTTTCAAACGACTCTGAAGAAGGACCTCTGGCGTTTGCCTCTACAAAACAATATGAAGTAAAACAATCGGTCGAAAATTACCTTGCCAAAAAAGCCCAGTCGTTACTCGACAATATTTTGGGATACGGAAATTCTGTAGTGAAAGTCAATGCCGATCTTAATTTCGACCAGGTAGAAAAAACAATGGAACAGTACGACCCGGAATCTCAAGTTGCCATTAGCGAACAAACAATCAAATCGAATAATGCCGGAAGCTCGTTAAAAGACACAACCGTGCAGTCGAGCGAAAATTCGCTCACCAATTACGAAATAAGCAAGACTATTCAAAAAGTTGTAGAAGGCAGCGGGAATATAATACGCCTGAGCGTCGCCGCAGTAGTTAATGATATACCGAAAGAAATAGATAACGAAGGCAAAAAAGAGATTGTTTACGAGCCGCGCTCACAGGAGCAGTTGAAGAAGCTGGAAGAACTTGTAAAAAACGCTGTCGGTATCGATCCGCAGCGGAACGACCAATTTTCGCTTGTGAGCATTCCTTTTGAAGTAAAACAAATTGAAGAAGTTCCGGAAGAAAAAGGGGCGCTCGGCGGAATTCCGAATGCCGACGAATGGATGAACGTATTGATCATGCTCTTTGCCATCATCTCCGCAATCTTTGTACTGAAGAGCTTAATGAAGAAATTGAAAAACGAAAAAATAATCATCGGCACGGTTAATACCGCATCTGCGGCGGATTCGCTTGCGCTCAGCGGAGGCAGCGCCGGCGCTCTGTCTCAGTCGAGCGCCGCATCGGGTATGATGCAGCAGTTGGCGCAGCCTCGTAAAAGACCGATGCTGCAGATAAACGATATCGAAGATGAAATTTCCGATGAAGCCGTAGCCAAAAAAACACAACAGGAAAAAATTATCAATTACGTTACTAAAAATCCGGGTGAAGCGGCAAAATTAATAAACGCGTGGATGCACGAAGATGAAATCTGA
- the fliG gene encoding flagellar motor switch protein FliG — protein MKSEKQQEVMLEDVSGVQKAAMLMVALNVEAASAVLKHLDPNDIEVISAEITRVKNIPSKVADKVIEEFYGMVTAREYVLEGGLDYAQAVLEKTFGAPKAVEIIEKVKRLTTLKGFDVLKKAEPTQLINFLSKEHPQTMALILSQLSPDQTAAALKELPEDLRIDVAHRIATLGKIAPQTLKQIEHVVDEIAGLSMSQSVGKLGGAKCLAGILNRLNVTLTKDILNKMEEIDPETAYEVKRLMFIFDEIINISDKDLQKILREVDRKDLALSLKIADERLKEKIFRNMSERAADLLKEELQYMGKVKLKEVETAQGRIIDIIKNLEEAGEISLNMRGGPEEVYV, from the coding sequence ATGAAATCTGAAAAACAACAGGAAGTAATGCTGGAAGACGTTAGCGGCGTCCAAAAAGCCGCTATGCTGATGGTGGCGCTTAATGTGGAAGCCGCCTCCGCTGTCCTTAAACATCTTGATCCGAATGATATCGAAGTGATTTCCGCCGAAATAACGAGAGTCAAAAACATACCGTCGAAGGTGGCGGATAAAGTTATCGAAGAATTCTACGGCATGGTAACGGCGCGCGAATACGTGCTAGAAGGCGGTTTGGACTATGCGCAGGCCGTGCTCGAAAAAACTTTCGGAGCTCCTAAAGCGGTTGAAATTATCGAAAAAGTCAAAAGACTTACTACCTTAAAAGGGTTCGACGTTCTTAAAAAAGCCGAGCCGACTCAACTAATCAACTTCCTGAGTAAAGAACATCCGCAAACCATGGCTCTGATTCTATCGCAGTTAAGTCCCGATCAAACGGCGGCGGCGCTGAAAGAATTGCCCGAAGACCTCAGAATCGACGTGGCTCATCGCATTGCCACGTTGGGTAAAATCGCTCCGCAAACGCTCAAACAGATAGAACATGTAGTCGATGAAATCGCGGGACTATCGATGAGCCAATCGGTCGGAAAACTTGGCGGCGCGAAATGTTTGGCGGGCATTTTAAACAGATTGAACGTCACTCTTACAAAGGATATACTTAATAAAATGGAGGAAATCGACCCGGAAACCGCTTACGAAGTAAAAAGACTGATGTTCATCTTCGACGAAATTATCAATATATCGGATAAAGACCTGCAGAAAATATTACGCGAGGTCGACCGTAAGGATCTGGCTCTGTCGCTCAAAATTGCAGACGAACGGCTGAAAGAAAAAATATTCAGAAACATGTCGGAACGCGCGGCAGACCTGCTGAAAGAAGAGCTCCAGTATATGGGCAAAGTAAAATTGAAAGAAGTAGAAACGGCTCAGGGCAGAATTATCGATATTATTAAGAATCTGGAAGAAGCCGGAGAAATATCGTTGAATATGAGAGGCGGTCCGGAGGAAGTTTATGTCTAA
- a CDS encoding FliH/SctL family protein: MSNVLKINAGKAKPTVKVSSKTQVVEEVNTFETGRQRIEEAYNKGFEEGRKKARMEIEKDYSEKLFQKYEEIYHVLTAYEQKMEEYETAFELLVVNTAVEIARKIVRREVETESLINDNLKNAISKIIGANEVIIKLNPEDKDELNEFSKSLLNNSSFNKIKFEADERIEKGGCLVETEIGNVDARISSQLEEIRLKLEESINKKNQ, encoded by the coding sequence ATGTCTAACGTCCTTAAAATTAATGCCGGCAAAGCCAAACCGACCGTTAAAGTTTCTTCAAAAACTCAGGTGGTCGAAGAAGTAAATACCTTCGAAACCGGTCGGCAAAGGATCGAAGAAGCTTATAACAAAGGCTTTGAAGAAGGACGTAAAAAAGCGCGCATGGAAATCGAAAAAGATTATTCCGAAAAACTCTTCCAAAAGTACGAAGAAATTTATCATGTGCTTACCGCATACGAACAAAAAATGGAAGAATATGAAACGGCTTTCGAATTGCTGGTGGTGAATACAGCGGTTGAAATTGCGCGGAAAATTGTACGACGCGAAGTTGAAACCGAATCTTTGATAAACGATAATCTCAAAAACGCAATTTCCAAAATTATCGGCGCCAACGAAGTTATTATTAAACTTAATCCTGAGGATAAGGACGAGCTTAACGAATTCAGCAAAAGTTTACTGAACAACAGTTCTTTCAATAAAATAAAATTCGAAGCGGACGAAAGAATTGAAAAAGGCGGATGCCTGGTGGAAACGGAAATAGGAAATGTGGACGCGCGAATTTCGAGTCAACTCGAGGAAATTAGACTGAAACTGGAAGAATCGATTAATAAGAAAAACCAATGA
- the fliI gene encoding flagellar protein export ATPase FliI: MIELENIVDNYRRVIEKTDPLKVNGRVVDVVGLIIVSVGPNAVMGEVCSIVDKDGNEICKSEVVGFKDGKVLSIALGEVHAISPACEIKATGRGFYVGVGHELLGRVIDGLGNPIDGKGEINYTAFREAHREAPNPLARKRITTPLQTGIRAIDGLLTIGKGQRMGIFAGSGVGKSVTLGMIARNTSADINVITLIGERGREVREFIERDLGEEGLKRSVVVVATSDKSPLIRMKGAYVGTTIAEYFRDQGLNVMLMMDSVTRFAMAQREVGLTIGEPPTTKGYTPSVFALLPKLLERAGNSEKGSITGIYTVLVDGDDMVEPIADAVRSILDGHIVLSRKLANKGHYPAIDTLQSVSRVMPDIIDSEHYKKVMSFNELLATYREAEDLINIGAYARGSNPKIDLAISKIEALNGFLKQGIFEKANYPDTIEKLRQLIDYN, translated from the coding sequence ATGATCGAACTGGAAAACATAGTAGACAATTATCGTCGTGTAATAGAAAAAACTGACCCGCTGAAGGTTAACGGACGGGTTGTGGACGTGGTCGGTTTAATAATTGTTTCCGTCGGTCCTAATGCCGTTATGGGAGAAGTATGCAGCATTGTCGACAAGGATGGCAATGAAATATGCAAATCGGAAGTGGTAGGATTTAAGGATGGAAAAGTGCTGTCGATTGCGCTGGGCGAAGTGCATGCAATTTCGCCGGCGTGCGAGATTAAAGCGACAGGGAGAGGCTTTTATGTGGGAGTCGGTCATGAACTGCTCGGCAGAGTTATAGACGGACTGGGAAATCCAATTGACGGTAAAGGCGAAATAAACTATACGGCTTTCCGTGAAGCTCACAGGGAAGCTCCGAATCCGCTTGCAAGAAAAAGAATAACAACCCCTCTGCAAACCGGAATACGCGCTATCGACGGTTTGCTGACAATAGGCAAAGGACAAAGAATGGGAATCTTTGCCGGCAGCGGAGTCGGCAAAAGCGTTACTTTAGGTATGATCGCGCGGAATACAAGCGCAGACATAAACGTAATAACATTAATCGGCGAACGGGGCAGGGAAGTAAGAGAATTTATCGAAAGAGACCTGGGCGAAGAAGGATTGAAACGTTCCGTCGTTGTCGTTGCCACAAGCGATAAATCGCCTTTGATCAGAATGAAAGGCGCCTACGTGGGCACTACGATTGCAGAGTATTTCAGAGACCAGGGACTCAATGTAATGCTGATGATGGATTCGGTTACTCGTTTTGCCATGGCTCAAAGAGAAGTAGGACTGACAATCGGCGAGCCCCCGACAACAAAAGGATATACGCCGTCGGTCTTTGCGCTATTGCCTAAATTGCTCGAAAGAGCCGGCAATTCGGAAAAAGGTTCGATTACCGGAATTTATACGGTCTTGGTCGACGGAGACGATATGGTCGAGCCGATTGCCGACGCCGTTCGCTCGATACTCGACGGACATATAGTACTCTCCAGAAAATTAGCTAATAAAGGACATTATCCTGCTATCGATACTCTTCAGAGCGTAAGCAGGGTTATGCCGGATATTATCGATTCGGAACATTATAAAAAAGTAATGTCTTTCAACGAACTGCTGGCGACTTATCGCGAAGCCGAGGACCTTATTAATATCGGCGCATACGCAAGAGGAAGTAATCCTAAAATAGACCTTGCAATAAGCAAAATCGAGGCGTTGAACGGCTTCCTGAAACAGGGGATTTTCGAAAAAGCAAATTATCCCGATACTATTGAAAAGTTACGCCAATTGATCGATTATAATTAG
- a CDS encoding flagellar FliJ family protein — protein sequence MSEFKYKFESILRIKNILEKKVLKEIAEINFEINKAEELKKNLIKKLKDLNETASKGKIKALEYKSVKAHCNLIEKEIEEAERKILDLMNKKKMKQEELKERTKERRILEKLKEKKYEEYIVESNRTELKQLDEIAINNFNRK from the coding sequence ATGTCTGAATTTAAATACAAATTCGAGTCGATTTTACGCATTAAAAATATTCTCGAAAAAAAAGTTTTAAAAGAGATAGCCGAAATTAATTTTGAAATTAATAAAGCGGAAGAGTTGAAAAAAAATTTGATTAAAAAATTAAAAGATTTGAACGAAACGGCTTCGAAAGGAAAAATAAAGGCGCTCGAATATAAAAGCGTTAAGGCGCATTGCAATTTGATCGAAAAAGAAATCGAAGAAGCGGAGCGTAAAATTCTGGATTTAATGAATAAAAAGAAAATGAAACAGGAAGAATTAAAAGAAAGAACGAAGGAAAGAAGAATCCTCGAAAAATTGAAAGAAAAAAAGTACGAAGAGTATATCGTGGAATCCAACAGAACAGAACTGAAACAACTCGATGAAATAGCGATAAATAATTTTAACAGGAAATAA
- a CDS encoding magnesium transporter MgtE N-terminal domain-containing protein, producing MNGKVIISFILAFIVVTVVMIYGATTYRNIFDFDFTPVSEIEAQKAKMAQNADAKDKEKFNRRSDKKEVKKSYDFSDNGAYDTMTVSLKDSSSLIDSINTLLAEIRRLQNEKEKLLESQKKADNQENATPPEEEQKYREWIKNTVKLYEAMDTKKAAKIIQNYSDNIARDIIFSMKKKKAAEIIAELNPEIANRIISLQ from the coding sequence GTGAACGGAAAAGTAATAATATCATTTATACTGGCCTTTATTGTGGTTACCGTAGTAATGATATACGGCGCTACAACATACAGAAATATATTCGACTTCGACTTTACTCCGGTATCGGAAATCGAAGCGCAAAAAGCTAAAATGGCTCAAAATGCCGACGCAAAGGATAAAGAAAAATTTAATAGACGCAGCGATAAAAAAGAAGTAAAAAAGTCTTATGATTTCTCCGATAACGGCGCGTACGATACGATGACTGTCAGTCTTAAAGATTCTTCTTCGTTGATTGACAGCATTAACACGCTCCTTGCGGAAATACGCAGGCTGCAAAACGAAAAGGAAAAGCTATTAGAAAGTCAAAAAAAAGCGGATAATCAGGAAAATGCAACTCCTCCGGAAGAAGAACAAAAGTACCGCGAGTGGATTAAAAATACGGTAAAACTGTACGAAGCGATGGATACAAAAAAAGCCGCTAAAATAATTCAGAATTATTCCGATAATATAGCGAGAGACATAATATTTTCTATGAAAAAGAAGAAAGCGGCGGAAATAATAGCAGAATTAAATCCTGAAATCGCAAACAGAATAATTAGTTTACAATGA
- a CDS encoding flagellar hook-length control protein FliK, whose translation MMNFNPLFIDNNLSGLGLGALQQSGKTSAGQGTKNYLFADIIKVYEEELNVANSKLGNDLLVNLEGLKDFIVTKTDTKIIDGFQNSLNNLEELSIVSNSNSVNIEDAKISSKIFVLTPDNLLAFLGSINNIISESESPQTKSEPGGALFYLNDFKNSLPTEDDSNKQLLDIKKLFSVMSNKESVKFNFTTNGEKLTVAISQLYDKGDKPEQKRDNTAGADGSETNSEKLALSQNLLLNIAGFSELEKVGAEYYKIEIVHIHKGEQKIFDINTGQIREPEINNREILTNKNTSLNESSENIYKTDNNSDKIAGEIKPVAKNNDEQKTQKTEIQGIDLSKLNLKDLDTELTKEEFHKIQEVLNSKERKIDSTGKVYSKIITSEENKTIAEFNPPVVKKESTAKIKLSENLKESLTDNDGVKKNIPEIKVESNKTDARINSENPDKPVEQKIQIDKPEASPQVKIGNENKIETKTESNSSSNINAEEANAVKKETNLSKDEKEFDRQKEQNVETKETAVKEQKETDRKQPLNDQFAKELNKQHDNLIHKTDNQVERVNAGDNQPKIENGSVKNENLKEAFKIVKAAEVISEIVKSVDGTKQHLSFKLEPESLGKLTVSIDYVNNKLHAHIEVENEQIKQFVQSNLDQLKNNLQNNGVQVNSINVGLNNNEQKNTKYVNPKRKFHGKIADVKTEDVPEVKKMMGYNTYDFLV comes from the coding sequence ATGATGAACTTCAATCCGTTATTTATTGATAATAATTTAAGCGGTCTCGGACTCGGCGCTCTTCAACAGAGCGGCAAAACGTCTGCGGGTCAGGGAACTAAAAATTATCTGTTTGCGGATATCATAAAAGTTTATGAAGAAGAGTTAAACGTAGCAAATTCCAAACTGGGCAACGATCTGCTTGTGAACCTGGAAGGATTGAAAGATTTTATTGTTACCAAAACCGACACCAAAATTATCGATGGATTCCAGAACAGCCTTAATAATCTCGAAGAATTATCCATTGTTTCGAATTCAAACTCCGTCAATATCGAAGATGCAAAGATCTCTTCGAAAATTTTCGTGCTTACTCCCGATAATCTTCTCGCTTTTCTCGGAAGCATAAACAATATTATTTCGGAATCGGAATCCCCTCAAACAAAGAGCGAGCCGGGTGGCGCTCTGTTCTATTTGAATGATTTCAAAAACTCACTGCCGACAGAAGACGATTCGAACAAGCAATTGCTCGATATAAAAAAATTATTCTCCGTTATGTCGAATAAAGAGTCGGTTAAATTCAATTTTACGACAAACGGTGAAAAATTGACGGTTGCCATCAGTCAATTATACGATAAAGGCGACAAACCCGAACAAAAAAGAGATAATACCGCCGGCGCAGACGGTAGCGAAACGAATTCCGAGAAATTGGCGTTGTCTCAGAATCTGTTGCTGAACATAGCCGGGTTCAGCGAACTCGAAAAAGTCGGCGCGGAATATTATAAAATAGAAATCGTACATATTCATAAAGGCGAACAAAAAATATTCGATATCAATACCGGGCAGATAAGGGAACCGGAAATTAATAACCGCGAAATACTTACGAATAAGAATACGTCCTTAAACGAAAGTTCGGAAAACATTTATAAAACCGATAATAATTCGGATAAAATAGCCGGAGAAATTAAACCGGTAGCTAAAAATAACGACGAGCAGAAAACTCAAAAAACGGAAATTCAAGGAATAGACCTTTCGAAATTGAATCTGAAGGACCTCGATACGGAATTGACAAAAGAAGAATTTCATAAAATCCAGGAAGTTCTCAATTCGAAAGAACGAAAAATCGATTCGACCGGCAAAGTCTATTCAAAAATCATAACTTCGGAAGAAAACAAAACAATTGCCGAATTTAATCCGCCTGTCGTCAAAAAAGAATCGACCGCAAAAATAAAATTATCCGAAAATTTAAAAGAAAGCTTGACTGATAACGACGGCGTTAAGAAAAATATTCCGGAAATAAAAGTCGAATCGAATAAAACGGACGCCCGGATTAACTCTGAAAACCCTGATAAGCCCGTTGAACAAAAAATTCAAATCGATAAGCCGGAGGCGTCGCCTCAAGTAAAAATCGGCAATGAAAACAAAATAGAAACGAAGACGGAATCGAATTCTTCTTCCAACATTAACGCAGAAGAAGCGAATGCAGTGAAAAAGGAGACTAATTTAAGCAAGGACGAAAAAGAATTCGATCGGCAAAAAGAACAAAATGTCGAAACAAAAGAAACCGCGGTAAAAGAACAAAAAGAAACCGACAGAAAACAACCTCTGAACGATCAATTCGCTAAAGAATTGAATAAGCAGCACGACAATTTGATTCATAAAACCGATAACCAGGTCGAAAGAGTTAACGCAGGCGACAATCAACCGAAGATTGAAAACGGCAGCGTCAAAAACGAAAATTTGAAAGAAGCTTTCAAAATCGTTAAGGCTGCGGAAGTAATTTCGGAAATAGTAAAAAGCGTAGACGGCACAAAACAGCATCTGAGTTTCAAACTCGAGCCCGAATCGCTCGGGAAATTAACCGTATCAATCGACTACGTAAATAATAAATTACACGCTCATATCGAAGTCGAGAACGAGCAGATTAAGCAATTTGTGCAGTCGAATCTCGATCAGTTGAAAAACAATTTGCAAAATAACGGCGTACAGGTGAACAGCATTAATGTCGGATTGAATAATAACGAGCAAAAAAATACAAAATACGTAAATCCAAAAAGAAAATTCCATGGGAAGATTGCAGACGTTAAAACCGAAGACGTTCCCGAAGTAAAGAAGATGATGGGTTACAACACATACGATTTTTTAGTATAG
- a CDS encoding flagellar hook assembly protein FlgD — MVTDVNSSGSVNTNANVSANKSALGKDDFLKLMIAQLKNQDPLNPMDGTEYASQLAQFSSLEQITNLNNYLKQSVDANYMLTQSINNTMLANLIGKEVKIGGDSIKVAGQDSVTLGYDIPDGVKSVKINIYNQYGTLVKTIEAPNKKGSNFVDWDFIDGNGNRVADGDYTFEVNAYNYNNEEVEVTQYKSGPIDGVKYTESGTLLIINGVEYSSGDILEIINKKGGDS, encoded by the coding sequence ATGGTAACAGATGTGAATTCAAGCGGAAGCGTTAATACAAACGCCAATGTATCGGCAAATAAAAGCGCGCTGGGCAAGGACGATTTTTTGAAACTTATGATTGCGCAATTAAAAAATCAGGACCCGCTTAATCCCATGGACGGCACCGAATATGCATCGCAATTGGCGCAGTTCAGCTCGCTAGAGCAAATTACAAATCTTAACAATTACCTGAAACAGAGCGTAGACGCCAATTATATGTTGACTCAGTCGATAAACAATACAATGCTGGCAAATTTAATCGGGAAGGAAGTAAAAATAGGAGGAGATTCGATTAAAGTCGCAGGTCAGGATTCGGTTACACTAGGATACGATATTCCGGACGGGGTAAAATCTGTAAAAATTAATATTTATAACCAATACGGTACGCTCGTTAAAACAATTGAAGCTCCGAATAAAAAGGGGAGCAATTTTGTCGATTGGGATTTCATAGACGGTAACGGTAATCGTGTAGCTGACGGAGATTATACTTTCGAAGTGAACGCATACAATTACAATAACGAAGAAGTTGAAGTAACCCAGTATAAATCCGGTCCGATAGACGGAGTAAAATATACCGAATCAGGCACATTATTAATAATTAACGGAGTGGAATACTCGTCAGGAGATATTCTCGAAATAATAAACAAAAAAGGAGGTGATAGTTAA
- a CDS encoding TIGR02530 family flagellar biosynthesis protein: MAEINGVSVPFVPIVGNNTAVRNSRDPVKASFDSIFQQELEKVKFSNHALKRLESRNIQLGEEDLTKIQNAVEKAESKGARDSLILMDLSSNDRKAAFIVNIPNRTVVTAIEVENAEENVFTNIDSVVFA, encoded by the coding sequence ATGGCCGAAATCAACGGTGTTTCTGTTCCTTTTGTTCCGATAGTCGGGAACAACACTGCGGTCAGGAATTCCCGTGATCCTGTAAAAGCCTCGTTCGATTCGATTTTTCAGCAGGAACTCGAAAAGGTTAAATTTTCCAATCATGCCCTGAAGCGCCTCGAATCGAGGAATATACAGTTGGGCGAGGAAGATTTAACAAAAATTCAGAATGCGGTTGAAAAAGCCGAGTCGAAAGGCGCCCGCGATTCGTTGATTTTGATGGATCTTTCGTCAAACGATCGAAAAGCGGCTTTTATTGTAAATATTCCGAACCGTACGGTTGTTACGGCAATCGAGGTCGAAAACGCTGAAGAAAATGTATTTACGAATATCGACAGCGTAGTTTTTGCTTAA